From the Bombus vancouverensis nearcticus chromosome 3, iyBomVanc1_principal, whole genome shotgun sequence genome, one window contains:
- the noc gene encoding zinc finger protein no ocelli produces MVVLEEGGMLTTGHNQYLQPDYLSPLPTTLDAKKSPLALLAQTCSQIGADSPTKPLISPLDKTPKSMNTGTNAKSPPAAKLERSSTRSSPSDGKSLAFKPYETNVVSKKSTDESRPASKASVHSVSGQESVSVSDTSHTEKKSSGNRTPVGRKSASPATQATATASTTPSTDRKTPADRDKTDGSPRNNNNGTSPIIRSGMEILSGSHTKESNLGAYKPSLPGFSGNPLCCPPGLAENPAFRPPFAGASPFSHHHAAAAALLGYPSSTPTGGNPYLSYARVKTPAGGEALVPVCKDPYCTGCQYSMHSAQLMMSTGTCPSGCTQCDHQKYGLAMALSSFGPMAPPSLSYPSTLTGGRPYVCNWIAGDSYCGKRFTTSEELLQHLRSHTSLTGGDHASSSAALLSNPHPHPLLSPSAALHRASGGSYPTPSLSPLSARYHPYGKPPTGPLPASLAASPYSAFNALGPYYSPYAIYGQRIGAAVHP; encoded by the exons ATGGTTGTCCTCGAGGAAGGCGGTATGCTGACTACTGGACACAATCAATATCTACAACCGGATTATCTTTCTCCGCTTCCAACTACG TTGGATGCGAAGAAGAGTCCTTTAGCTTTATTGGCCCAAACATGCAGTCAGATAGGTGCTGATTCTCCAACAAAGCCTTTGATTTCTCCGCTGGATAAAACGCCGAAGAGCATGAATACCGGtacaaacgcaaaatctccacCAGCTGCAAAGTTGGAACGGAGTAGTACACGCAGCAGCCCGTCGGACGGGAAATCCTTGGCTTTTAAGCCTTACGAAACTAATGTTGTTTCGAAAAAATCTACTGACGAAAGTAGACCTGCGTCGAAAGCAAGTGTTCACAGTGTTAGTGGTCAAGAGAGTGTAAGTGTGAGTGATACCAGTCACACAGAAAAAAAGTCATCGGGAAATCGTACGCCCGTCGGCCGAAAGTCAGCCTCTCCCGCGACTCAAGCGACAGCGACGGCAAGCACCACTCCATCCACTGATCGGAAGACACCGGCGGATCGGGACAAAACCGATGGATCGCCACGTAATAACAACAATGGTACTAGCCCGATCATTAGATCAGGCATGGAGATTCTTTCTGGCAGTCATACAAAGGAATCGAACTTGGGTGCATATAAGCCTAGTCTTCCGGGATTTTCTGGAAACCCACTCTGTTGCCCACCTGGATTGGCAGAAAATCCAGCGTTTAGACCACCGTTTGCTGGTGCATCTCCCTTTTCACATCATCACGCTGCAGCAGCAGCTCTTTTGGGTTATCCATCAAGTACTCCGACAGGTGGAAACCCTTATCTGAGTTACGCTCGTGTCAAGACTCCGGCCGGTGGGGAGGCCCTAGTACCGGTTTGTAAGGATCCTTATTGTACTGGTTGCCAATATAGTATGCACAGCGCGCAGCTAATGATGAGTACTGGAACTTGTCCGAGTGGATGTACACAATGTGATCATCAAAAGTACGGTTTGGCAATGGCATTGTCATCGTTTGGTCCTATGGCTCCACCGTCGCTTTCTTACCCGTCCACATTAACCGGTGGTAGACCATACGTTTGTAATTGGATCGCTGGCGATTCTTATTGTGGAAAGCGATTTACTACATCGGAAGAGCTTCTTCAGCATCTTCGTAGCCACACAAGTTTAACCGGTGGCGATCATGCGTCGTCTTCAGCCGCTTTACTCAGCAATCCACATCCGCATCCTTTGCTCTCGCCGTCGGCAGCTTTACATCGTGCGAGCGGCGGGTCTTACCCGACGCCTTCTCTGAGTCCGTTGAGCGCCAGATATCACCCATACGGAAAGCCACCGACGGGACCTCTTCCAGCCTCGCTCGCCGCATCACCTTATAGCGCTTTCAACGCATTAGGACCTTATTATTCTCCATACGCGATCTACGGCCAGCGAATTGGTGCTGCAGTACATCCTTAA